From Streptomyces sp. HUAS MG91, the proteins below share one genomic window:
- a CDS encoding MazG-like family protein — MTTSDTGRPSSDPDTDLWTTVDRLRAWLDESNRQPPGEALLLRVLKLSEEVGEVAEAVIGAVGQNPRKGVSHTWQDVESELCDVIVTALVALGTLTPDARAALDAHVAKVAERSLGTD; from the coding sequence ATGACGACGAGCGACACCGGCCGCCCCTCCTCCGATCCCGACACCGACCTGTGGACCACCGTCGACCGGCTCCGCGCCTGGCTCGACGAGAGCAACCGGCAGCCTCCCGGTGAGGCGCTGCTGCTACGGGTGCTGAAGCTGTCGGAGGAGGTCGGCGAGGTCGCCGAGGCGGTGATCGGGGCCGTCGGCCAGAACCCGCGCAAGGGCGTCAGCCACACCTGGCAGGACGTCGAGTCGGAGCTGTGCGACGTGATCGTCACGGCGCTGGTGGCCCTCGGCACGCTCACCCCGGACGCCCGCGCGGCCCTCGACGCGCATGTGGCGAAGGTGGCGGAGCGCTCGCTCGGCACGGACTGA
- a CDS encoding ABC transporter substrate-binding protein, producing the protein MSTHGALAHSSRRTGVLISVLLLALALVATACSGTTTGATGSTGSTGSRTTAGAATADRVEPLSPAPAPKLPATVTSAGGERVTVRAADRIVPLSGSLSELVFTLGLGEHVVARDITATFAQAEKLPVVTRNHDVSAESVLSLKPDLVLAETTTGPAEAMRQIRDAGVPVVVIDPATGLSDVGTRIGAVAKTLGVPAAGKELTRRSEDRIAAVRRTIPKPKSAKDRPRVAFLYLRGSASVYLLGGRESGATSLLEAAGAVDAGAASGLRKDFTAITSEALAKAAPDAILVMSKGLESVGGIDGMVKIPGVAETPAGVDRRVVSVEDGVLLNYGPRTDQVLRSIVKQLYGTDGA; encoded by the coding sequence GTGTCCACGCACGGCGCCCTCGCGCACTCCTCCCGACGGACGGGGGTGCTGATCTCCGTACTGCTCCTGGCGCTCGCGCTGGTCGCCACCGCCTGCTCGGGCACCACCACCGGGGCCACCGGATCGACCGGATCCACCGGGTCGCGGACCACCGCCGGGGCCGCGACGGCGGACCGCGTCGAGCCGCTCAGCCCGGCCCCCGCCCCGAAGCTGCCCGCCACGGTCACCTCGGCCGGCGGCGAGCGGGTCACCGTCCGCGCGGCGGACCGGATCGTGCCGCTCTCCGGCAGCCTCAGCGAGCTGGTGTTCACGCTCGGGCTCGGCGAGCACGTGGTCGCCCGGGACATCACCGCCACGTTCGCGCAGGCGGAGAAGCTGCCGGTGGTCACCCGCAACCACGACGTGTCCGCGGAGAGCGTGCTGTCCCTGAAGCCGGACCTGGTCCTGGCCGAGACCACGACCGGGCCCGCCGAGGCGATGCGGCAGATCCGCGACGCGGGCGTCCCGGTCGTCGTGATCGACCCGGCGACGGGCCTGTCCGACGTCGGCACCCGTATCGGGGCCGTCGCGAAGACGCTCGGCGTCCCGGCCGCGGGCAAGGAGCTGACGCGGCGTTCCGAGGACCGGATCGCCGCCGTGCGCCGGACGATCCCGAAGCCGAAGAGCGCGAAGGACCGGCCGCGGGTGGCCTTCCTCTATCTGCGCGGCTCGGCCTCCGTCTATCTCCTCGGCGGCAGGGAGTCGGGCGCCACCTCGCTGCTCGAAGCGGCCGGCGCGGTCGACGCGGGCGCGGCCTCCGGCCTGAGGAAGGACTTCACCGCGATCACCAGCGAGGCGCTGGCGAAGGCGGCGCCGGACGCGATCCTCGTCATGAGCAAGGGACTTGAGTCGGTCGGCGGGATCGACGGCATGGTGAAGATCCCCGGTGTCGCCGAGACCCCGGCCGGCGTGGACCGCAGGGTCGTCTCGGTCGAGGACGGCGTCCTGCTCAACTACGGCCCCCGCACCGACCAGGTGCTGCGCTCGATCGTGAAGCAGCTCTACGGAACGGACGGTGCCTGA
- a CDS encoding DUF4260 family protein, with translation MSTTAPSTATAPRPVLRTVRRAAWLANALFWSAFAVLEGVNHGWLAAVCALAFFIAPDLTFLVAAGDARHVEKGQLPARAVPFYNAAHRALVPLALMVAYTLLPLAWAPVFAGLCGWLAHISYDRAFGYGLRTKEGFQRA, from the coding sequence ATGAGCACCACCGCCCCCAGCACGGCCACGGCGCCCAGGCCCGTTCTGCGCACGGTCCGTCGCGCCGCCTGGCTCGCCAACGCGCTCTTCTGGTCGGCGTTCGCGGTCCTGGAGGGCGTGAACCACGGCTGGCTCGCGGCGGTGTGCGCGCTCGCCTTCTTCATCGCGCCCGACCTGACCTTCCTGGTGGCGGCCGGCGACGCGCGGCACGTCGAGAAGGGACAGCTCCCCGCTCGCGCGGTGCCGTTCTACAACGCGGCCCACCGCGCCCTGGTCCCGCTGGCGTTGATGGTCGCGTACACGCTGCTGCCCCTCGCCTGGGCGCCGGTCTTCGCGGGCCTGTGCGGCTGGCTCGCCCACATCTCGTACGATCGCGCCTTCGGCTACGGACTGCGGACCAAGGAGGGCTTCCAGCGTGCTTGA
- a CDS encoding DoxX family protein has product MTTTCIRSRRSCLDRTGLGLLALRAGTGGVLLAHGAQKLLGWFGGGGVSGTTAAMDSMGFTPARASALAAGVGEVGGGALLALGLATPVGGAAAAGTMVAASAVHAPNGFFAMNGGYEYAAFLGFVAAGLAVTGPGRYSLDHALGHVLDRHWMVPAALVGAGAAALAVVGSRNKRVKEQEA; this is encoded by the coding sequence ATGACGACCACCTGCATACGTTCCCGCCGTTCCTGCCTCGACCGCACCGGCCTCGGGCTGCTCGCGCTGCGCGCGGGCACCGGCGGGGTGCTTCTCGCGCACGGCGCGCAGAAACTGCTCGGCTGGTTCGGCGGCGGCGGGGTCTCCGGCACGACCGCCGCCATGGACTCCATGGGGTTCACCCCCGCCAGGGCGAGCGCGCTGGCCGCCGGGGTCGGCGAGGTGGGCGGCGGCGCCCTGCTCGCGCTCGGCCTCGCGACCCCGGTGGGCGGCGCCGCCGCGGCCGGGACCATGGTGGCGGCCTCCGCCGTGCACGCCCCGAACGGCTTCTTCGCGATGAACGGCGGCTACGAGTACGCGGCGTTCCTCGGCTTCGTCGCCGCGGGCCTCGCGGTGACCGGCCCCGGCCGCTACTCCCTCGACCACGCGCTGGGCCATGTCCTCGACCGGCACTGGATGGTGCCCGCGGCGCTCGTCGGGGCGGGGGCCGCGGCACTCGCCGTGGTCGGCTCGCGCAACAAGCGGGTCAAGGAGCAGGAGGCGTAG
- a CDS encoding heme ABC transporter ATP-binding protein, with product MKRWTRSRTLPARHAPGATVAEARALRVDLGGRTVLSGVDLTVRAGEVLALVGPNGAGKSTLLAALAADMSATSGDLLLHDRPAAAWSAPELALRRALLPQSATLSFPFPVADVVRMGRAPWAGTAHEDEDDAVIAAALAATETTAFTARPFAALSGGERARVALARVLAQSAQLLLLDEPTAALDLRHQELVLRVCRDRAAAGDAVVVVLHDLGLAAAHADRAAVLHDGRVTAAGPPSEVFTGPLLSEVYQHPVEVLPHPGNGAPLVVPVRA from the coding sequence ATGAAGAGGTGGACCCGCTCACGGACGCTCCCCGCGCGCCACGCGCCCGGCGCCACGGTCGCCGAGGCCCGCGCCCTCCGCGTCGACCTGGGCGGCAGGACCGTGCTGTCCGGCGTCGACCTGACGGTGCGGGCGGGCGAGGTACTGGCCCTGGTCGGCCCCAACGGCGCCGGAAAATCGACCCTGTTGGCGGCGCTGGCGGCGGACATGTCCGCCACCTCGGGCGACCTCCTGCTCCACGACCGCCCGGCCGCCGCCTGGTCCGCGCCCGAACTGGCCCTGCGCCGCGCCCTGTTGCCCCAGTCGGCGACGCTGTCCTTCCCGTTCCCGGTGGCGGACGTCGTACGGATGGGCCGGGCGCCCTGGGCGGGCACGGCGCACGAGGACGAGGACGACGCGGTGATCGCGGCGGCGCTGGCGGCGACGGAGACGACGGCCTTCACCGCCCGCCCCTTCGCCGCGCTGTCCGGCGGCGAACGGGCCCGGGTGGCCCTCGCCCGGGTCCTCGCCCAGTCCGCGCAGCTCCTCCTCCTGGACGAGCCGACGGCCGCCCTCGACCTGCGCCACCAGGAACTGGTCCTGCGCGTCTGCCGGGACCGGGCCGCCGCCGGCGACGCGGTGGTGGTGGTCCTGCACGACCTGGGCCTGGCCGCGGCCCACGCCGACCGGGCGGCGGTCCTCCACGACGGCCGGGTGACAGCGGCGGGCCCCCCGTCCGAGGTCTTCACCGGTCCACTGCTCAGCGAGGTGTACCAACACCCGGTGGAAGTACTCCCACATCCGGGGAACGGGGCGCCTTTGGTGGTGCCGGTGCGGGCCTGA
- a CDS encoding iron ABC transporter permease codes for MTATATPPTAAGPKTPAAPPAGRRSTAWLLTAGLAAALLLLALLSAGIGAYHIAPGDILASVQHRAGLGGHALDRVGESVLWNVRLPRIVLALLVGASLGCAGALMQGVFGNPLAEPGVIGISSGAAVGAVGCIALGLNFFGTWTITVCAFVSGLATVLVVYVMSRSGGRTEVVTLILTGIAVNAFAGALIGLFLSYADTAAVNQITFWQLGSLAQATWPKVLAVLPCAAVGLLVAPFYSRKLDLLSLGERPARHLGVDVEKLRITLILVIALLTAAAVAVSGVIGFVGLVIPHLLRMLAGPGHRFLVPGSALGGAVVLVAADLAARTVAAPAELPIGVLTALTGSPFFFWLLRRTRRKQGGWA; via the coding sequence ATGACGGCGACCGCGACCCCGCCGACGGCGGCCGGCCCGAAGACACCCGCCGCCCCGCCGGCCGGACGCCGCAGCACCGCCTGGCTGCTGACGGCCGGACTCGCCGCGGCCCTGCTGCTGCTCGCGCTGCTCTCCGCGGGCATCGGCGCCTACCACATCGCGCCCGGCGACATCCTGGCCTCGGTCCAGCACCGGGCCGGGCTGGGCGGTCACGCGCTCGACCGGGTCGGCGAATCGGTTCTGTGGAACGTGCGGCTGCCCCGCATCGTCCTCGCCCTCCTCGTCGGCGCCTCGCTCGGCTGCGCGGGCGCCCTGATGCAGGGCGTGTTCGGCAATCCGCTCGCCGAGCCCGGCGTCATCGGCATCTCGTCGGGCGCGGCGGTCGGCGCGGTCGGCTGCATCGCGCTCGGCCTGAACTTCTTCGGTACGTGGACGATCACGGTCTGCGCGTTCGTGTCGGGCCTCGCGACGGTGCTCGTCGTCTACGTCATGTCCCGCTCGGGCGGCCGCACGGAGGTCGTCACGCTGATCCTGACCGGCATCGCCGTGAACGCCTTCGCGGGCGCGCTGATCGGCCTGTTCCTCTCCTACGCGGACACGGCCGCCGTCAACCAGATCACGTTCTGGCAGCTCGGCTCGCTGGCACAGGCGACCTGGCCGAAGGTGCTCGCGGTGCTGCCCTGCGCGGCGGTCGGCCTGCTCGTCGCACCCTTCTACTCCCGCAAGCTGGACCTCCTCTCCCTCGGCGAACGCCCGGCGCGGCACCTCGGCGTGGACGTGGAGAAGCTGCGGATCACTCTCATCCTCGTCATCGCCCTGCTCACGGCGGCGGCCGTGGCGGTCTCCGGCGTCATCGGCTTCGTGGGCCTGGTGATCCCGCACCTGCTGCGGATGCTGGCCGGGCCGGGGCACCGCTTCCTCGTCCCCGGCAGCGCGCTCGGCGGGGCGGTCGTCCTGGTGGCGGCCGATCTCGCGGCGCGCACGGTGGCGGCGCCCGCCGAACTCCCCATCGGGGTGCTCACCGCACTCACCGGCAGCCCGTTCTTCTTCTGGCTGCTGCGCCGCACCCGCCGCAAGCAAGGAGGCTGGGCATGA
- a CDS encoding HtaA domain-containing protein, with amino-acid sequence MARIARHPIALAAATATVVALGAGALVLPAAAADGAPSGIELKNGTLDWGLKESFRKYVTGIAAGSIDATDGATQAADNGPFTFSGGTGTYDTATHGTDTAFKGAVRFASKAHGFDIKVSDVKVVTSGTTGHIDADVSLNGTVQNDIEFATLDLSAVRPGQGAGGAMTFKDIPATLTAKGAAAFNGMYKEGTALDPATLTVTAGSAPTASPTPTKTPTPTKTPTPTKTPTPTKTADPSTEPTEPTGAVSGEVVDGNLDWGVKESFRTYISGPIAKGKVELSGGAAKNGSVYRFGDASGSYDADAKSLDAKFAGKVRFLGHEEDGAYSLDLQFSDLHVTAEGTGGKLVADVSSKDRETGKVTTYDDLTVATLKLGSGDLTAKDDIVALNGASATLTAGGAKAFGGFYEADAALDPVTAAVSLDEDATLPGGSGGSDGGASGGTSGTTGGAGTVGGTGTTGSTVGGALASTGADVPAGPLAAAAALVVAAGAGTVFATRRRRAQQG; translated from the coding sequence ATGGCACGCATCGCCAGACACCCCATAGCCCTCGCCGCCGCCACGGCCACCGTCGTCGCGCTCGGGGCCGGCGCGCTCGTCCTGCCCGCGGCCGCCGCCGACGGCGCTCCCTCCGGCATCGAGCTGAAGAACGGCACGCTCGACTGGGGCCTCAAGGAGTCTTTCCGCAAGTACGTGACGGGGATCGCCGCCGGGTCGATCGACGCGACGGACGGCGCCACGCAGGCCGCCGACAACGGCCCGTTCACCTTCAGTGGCGGCACCGGCACCTACGACACGGCCACCCACGGCACCGACACCGCCTTCAAGGGTGCCGTCCGCTTCGCCTCCAAGGCGCACGGCTTCGACATCAAGGTCAGCGACGTGAAGGTGGTGACGTCCGGCACCACCGGCCACATCGACGCCGACGTCTCCCTCAACGGCACCGTCCAGAACGACATCGAGTTCGCCACCCTCGACCTCTCCGCGGTCCGGCCCGGCCAGGGCGCGGGCGGCGCGATGACCTTCAAGGACATCCCGGCCACCCTGACCGCCAAGGGCGCCGCGGCCTTCAACGGCATGTACAAGGAGGGCACCGCGCTCGACCCGGCGACGCTGACCGTCACGGCCGGCTCCGCGCCCACCGCCTCGCCGACGCCGACGAAGACGCCGACTCCCACCAAGACGCCCACGCCGACGAAGACGCCCACGCCGACCAAGACCGCCGACCCCTCCACGGAGCCCACCGAGCCCACCGGGGCCGTCTCCGGCGAGGTCGTCGACGGCAACCTGGACTGGGGCGTCAAGGAGTCCTTCCGTACGTACATCAGCGGACCCATCGCGAAGGGCAAGGTCGAACTGAGCGGCGGCGCCGCGAAGAACGGATCCGTCTACCGGTTCGGCGACGCGAGCGGCAGCTACGACGCCGACGCCAAGTCCCTCGACGCGAAGTTCGCCGGCAAGGTCCGCTTCCTCGGCCACGAGGAGGACGGCGCCTACTCCCTCGACCTGCAGTTCAGCGATCTGCACGTCACGGCGGAGGGCACCGGCGGCAAGCTCGTCGCCGACGTGTCCAGCAAGGACCGGGAGACCGGCAAGGTCACCACGTACGACGACCTGACCGTCGCCACCCTGAAGCTCGGCTCCGGCGACCTCACCGCCAAGGACGACATCGTCGCCCTGAACGGCGCCTCGGCCACCCTCACCGCCGGCGGCGCCAAGGCGTTCGGCGGGTTCTACGAGGCGGACGCCGCGCTCGACCCGGTCACCGCCGCGGTCTCCCTCGACGAGGACGCGACGCTGCCGGGCGGCTCCGGCGGTTCCGACGGCGGTGCGTCCGGCGGTACTTCGGGCACCACGGGCGGGGCGGGCACCGTCGGCGGCACCGGCACGACCGGCTCGACCGTCGGCGGCGCTCTCGCGTCCACCGGTGCCGATGTCCCCGCGGGGCCGCTCGCCGCGGCTGCCGCGCTGGTCGTCGCCGCCGGTGCGGGCACGGTGTTCGCCACTCGCCGGCGGCGCGCGCAGCAGGGCTGA
- a CDS encoding HtaA domain-containing protein, with protein MPRRARIRLRVLAVTLFTALLGALLPVAGAHAAARTVQGGRLDWGVKSSFQSYITGPIAQGTYALTGGAATVGASQFRFHSARGSYDGSTGAFSSSFSGGVHFVGHKKADGSYELDMTISNPTVRIAGGSGTLYVDVVSRAKGTGAVTSSRQVPFASLSLGGIDMRGDGNAVALNNLPATLTSQGARSFAGYYTAGTALDPVSLSADVAPAKASPTPAKPAESPEKKAKKAKQDAAGKLHDGAVDWGVRRTFREYVTGDIAQGEWTLGDGAQDGGALFRFPKGKGTYDKKKQSLKADFDGSVRFTGEHGLDLKFAHVTVSVADGKGILRADTTSDGRTTKDAALVTFRTGELKAADGLVEVSEAPAVLTAAGAKAFGGMYKKGTAMDPVSLAVALDSDARLPALPDLGSSASPTPTPKAKASRAAEPAAAGTDAGLPGGAVAGIAAAVVVVLAAAGGLLIRHRRRTAQDS; from the coding sequence ATGCCCCGACGCGCCCGGATACGTCTCCGCGTCCTTGCCGTCACCCTGTTCACCGCGCTGCTCGGCGCCCTGCTGCCGGTCGCTGGCGCGCACGCCGCCGCCCGTACCGTGCAGGGCGGCCGGCTCGACTGGGGCGTGAAATCGTCCTTCCAGAGCTACATCACCGGGCCCATCGCGCAGGGGACCTACGCCCTGACGGGCGGCGCCGCCACCGTCGGCGCGAGCCAGTTCCGCTTCCACTCGGCGCGCGGCTCGTACGACGGGTCGACCGGCGCCTTCTCGTCCTCGTTCTCCGGTGGCGTGCACTTCGTCGGCCACAAGAAGGCCGACGGCTCGTACGAACTCGACATGACGATCAGCAATCCCACCGTCCGGATCGCGGGCGGCTCGGGGACGCTGTACGTCGATGTCGTGAGCAGGGCGAAGGGCACCGGGGCGGTCACGTCGTCCCGCCAGGTGCCCTTCGCCTCCCTCTCCCTCGGCGGGATCGACATGCGGGGCGACGGCAACGCGGTCGCCCTCAACAACCTTCCCGCCACGCTCACTTCACAGGGCGCGCGGTCCTTCGCCGGCTACTACACGGCGGGCACCGCGCTCGACCCGGTGAGCCTGTCCGCGGACGTCGCACCCGCGAAGGCGTCGCCCACGCCCGCCAAGCCGGCCGAGTCCCCGGAGAAGAAGGCGAAGAAGGCGAAGCAGGACGCCGCCGGGAAGCTCCACGACGGGGCCGTCGACTGGGGCGTGCGGCGCACCTTCCGCGAGTACGTCACCGGCGACATCGCCCAGGGCGAGTGGACCCTCGGCGACGGCGCCCAGGACGGCGGCGCGCTGTTCCGCTTCCCGAAGGGCAAGGGGACGTACGACAAGAAGAAGCAGTCCCTGAAGGCCGACTTCGACGGGTCCGTCCGCTTCACCGGCGAGCACGGCCTCGACCTGAAGTTCGCGCACGTGACTGTCTCCGTCGCCGATGGCAAGGGCATCCTGCGCGCCGACACGACCAGCGACGGCAGGACCACGAAGGACGCCGCGCTCGTGACGTTCAGGACCGGCGAACTCAAGGCCGCGGACGGGCTCGTCGAGGTGAGCGAGGCCCCGGCCGTGCTCACCGCCGCCGGAGCGAAGGCGTTCGGCGGGATGTACAAGAAGGGCACCGCCATGGACCCCGTCTCCCTGGCCGTCGCCCTCGACTCGGACGCGCGCCTGCCGGCCCTGCCCGACCTCGGCAGCTCGGCGTCGCCGACGCCCACCCCGAAGGCGAAGGCGTCGCGGGCCGCCGAACCGGCCGCGGCCGGGACGGACGCGGGCCTGCCCGGGGGAGCGGTCGCCGGGATCGCCGCCGCCGTCGTGGTCGTCCTGGCCGCCGCCGGGGGCCTGCTGATCCGCCACCGCCGCCGCACCGCCCAGGACTCCTGA
- a CDS encoding MerR family transcriptional regulator: MRIGELARVVGVTTRAIRHYHHLGLLPEPERLGNGYREYALRHAVELARIRRLTELGLGLAEVRDVLAEDAGRDLVEVLAELDDDLARQEAALRERRLRLRALLDDAERQGGLPAGSPLSPELAAFFAGLGDVDLDSPMAAKDREVLALVDATAPPEARARLMAVLVPALTAPGALDAVREVYALLDALADAGRDDPRVAEAARALLGCLPEDLPTPEGIEQHALLDAFLADFSPAQAEAVRLAMRMAEEER, encoded by the coding sequence ATGCGGATCGGAGAGCTGGCCCGGGTCGTCGGGGTCACCACACGCGCCATCAGGCACTACCACCACCTCGGGCTGCTGCCCGAGCCCGAGCGGCTCGGCAACGGGTACCGGGAGTACGCCCTGCGGCACGCCGTGGAGCTGGCCCGGATCCGGCGGCTGACCGAGCTGGGGCTCGGGCTGGCCGAGGTGCGGGACGTGCTCGCCGAGGACGCCGGGCGGGACCTCGTGGAGGTGCTCGCCGAGCTGGACGACGATCTCGCACGCCAGGAGGCCGCCCTGCGCGAGCGGCGGCTCCGGCTGCGGGCGCTGCTCGACGACGCCGAGCGGCAGGGCGGGCTGCCCGCGGGAAGCCCGCTCTCCCCCGAACTCGCCGCGTTCTTCGCCGGGCTGGGGGACGTCGACCTCGATTCACCGATGGCCGCGAAGGACCGTGAGGTGCTGGCCCTCGTCGACGCGACGGCACCGCCCGAGGCCCGCGCCCGGCTGATGGCCGTCCTGGTCCCCGCGCTCACCGCACCGGGCGCCCTGGACGCCGTACGCGAGGTGTACGCGCTGCTCGACGCGCTCGCCGACGCCGGGCGCGACGACCCGCGGGTGGCCGAGGCGGCCCGCGCGCTGCTCGGCTGCCTGCCGGAGGACCTGCCGACGCCGGAGGGCATCGAGCAGCACGCGCTCCTCGACGCGTTCCTCGCCGACTTCTCCCCCGCGCAGGCGGAGGCCGTGCGGCTCGCGATGCGGATGGCGGAGGAGGAGCGGTGA
- a CDS encoding TetR/AcrR family transcriptional regulator has product MLEAGTGRRLTPRATEIAAEARALLEESGPDALTMRALADRLGIRAPSLYKHFPDKYAVEAELVAQMLTESAEACEEAGRTAPGSLPALMAAYRAWALAHPHLYCLATERPLPRHALPEGLEDRAAAPLMRVCAGDQDLARAAWAFAHGMVILEIHGRFPAGADLAGAWATGARALRG; this is encoded by the coding sequence GTGCTTGAGGCCGGTACCGGGCGGCGGCTCACGCCCCGCGCCACCGAGATCGCGGCGGAGGCCAGGGCCCTGCTGGAGGAGTCAGGCCCCGACGCCCTCACCATGCGGGCCCTGGCCGACCGCCTGGGCATCAGGGCCCCGTCCCTCTACAAGCACTTCCCCGACAAGTACGCCGTGGAGGCCGAACTCGTCGCGCAGATGCTCACCGAGTCGGCCGAGGCCTGCGAGGAGGCGGGCCGCACGGCCCCCGGATCGCTGCCCGCGCTGATGGCGGCCTACCGCGCCTGGGCCCTCGCCCACCCCCACCTCTACTGCCTCGCCACCGAGCGCCCCCTGCCCCGCCACGCCCTCCCCGAGGGCCTGGAGGACCGGGCGGCGGCGCCCCTGATGCGGGTCTGCGCCGGCGACCAGGACCTGGCCCGCGCGGCATGGGCGTTCGCCCACGGCATGGTGATCCTGGAGATCCACGGCCGGTTCCCCGCCGGCGCGGATCTTGCCGGGGCGTGGGCTACGGGGGCGCGGGCGCTGCGCGGCTGA
- a CDS encoding glycosyltransferase has translation MTDRHRIPELPRLGVAIVTMGNRPKDVDALLDSVAMQDAPPVRVVMIGNGTVLPAYTGYPFEVTTVELDDNLGCPGGRNVALARLREFGDVDVAVELDDDGLLVDADVFSTIQRLYAADARLGVVGFRIADEHGETQRRHVPRLRAKDPMRRGLVTAFLGGGHAFSMDMLAETGDWPADFFFTHEETDLAWRALDAGWKVLYEPSLLLQHPKTSPARHAVYHRMTARNRVWLARRRLPLLLVPVYLGVWTAITLLRTRSLGGLRAWAAGFVEGVRTPAGERRPMKWRTVWRMTRLGRPPLI, from the coding sequence ATGACAGACAGGCACCGAATCCCCGAACTCCCGCGCCTGGGCGTGGCCATCGTCACCATGGGCAACCGCCCCAAGGACGTGGACGCGCTGCTGGATTCGGTGGCCATGCAGGACGCGCCCCCGGTCCGCGTCGTCATGATCGGCAACGGCACGGTGCTGCCCGCGTACACCGGCTACCCCTTCGAGGTCACGACGGTCGAACTCGACGACAACCTCGGCTGCCCGGGCGGCCGCAACGTCGCGCTGGCCCGGCTCCGTGAGTTCGGCGACGTGGACGTGGCCGTCGAGCTGGACGACGACGGACTGCTCGTCGACGCCGATGTCTTCTCCACCATCCAGCGGCTGTACGCGGCCGACGCGCGGCTCGGCGTCGTGGGCTTCCGCATCGCGGACGAGCACGGCGAGACCCAGCGCCGTCACGTGCCGCGGCTGCGCGCCAAGGACCCGATGCGGCGCGGCCTCGTCACCGCGTTCCTGGGCGGCGGGCACGCCTTCTCGATGGACATGCTCGCCGAGACGGGCGACTGGCCCGCCGACTTCTTCTTCACGCACGAGGAGACGGACCTGGCATGGCGGGCGCTGGACGCCGGCTGGAAGGTCCTCTACGAGCCGTCGCTGCTGCTCCAGCACCCGAAGACCTCCCCGGCGCGGCACGCGGTCTACCACCGGATGACCGCCCGCAACCGGGTGTGGCTGGCCCGCCGTCGTCTTCCGCTCCTGCTGGTCCCCGTGTATCTGGGCGTCTGGACGGCGATCACGCTGCTGCGGACCCGCTCGCTCGGCGGTCTGCGCGCGTGGGCGGCCGGTTTCGTGGAGGGCGTACGCACCCCGGCCGGTGAGCGCCGCCCGATGAAGTGGCGCACGGTGTGGCGCATGACCCGGCTCGGACGTCCGCCGCTGATCTGA